A DNA window from Helianthus annuus cultivar XRQ/B chromosome 15, HanXRQr2.0-SUNRISE, whole genome shotgun sequence contains the following coding sequences:
- the LOC110911365 gene encoding probable galacturonosyltransferase-like 3 — MTPHLSLTFHLYPQPSYPPIHLQIHTTMPPKLHLLTTTTTLLILILLHTVTALRLPEFQEAPAFRNGNECNDTLIHIAMTLDATYLRGSIAAVFSIIQHSTCPENTVFHFLTTNSLSTALRRTITTTFPYLNFHLHHFNTARVKNKISTSIRRALDQPLNYARIYLADLLPATVHRVIYFDSDVIIVDDVIKLWEIELNSHVLGAPEYCHANFTNYFTKNFWSNPSFARVFKHARAKPCYFNTGVMVIDMVKWRAVKVTEKLERWMEIQKIYRIYELGSLPPFLLVFAGDVEAVEHRWNQHGLGGDNVKGLCRDLHPGRVSLLHWSGKGKPWLRLDSKRACPLDGLWAPYDLLKHGPLISDR, encoded by the coding sequence ATGACCCCACATCTTTCCTTAACTTTTCATTTATACCCTCAACCTTCTTATCCTCCCATACACCTCCAAATTCACACCACCATGCCACCAAAACTCCACCtcctaaccaccaccaccactctcctcatcctcatcctcctcCACACAGTCACCGCACTCCGCCTACCCGAGTTCCAAGAAGCACCCGCGTTTCGCAATGGAAACGAATGCAACGACACGTTGATCCACATCGCGATGACCCTGGACGCGACATACCTCCGCGGATCAATCGCGGCGGTATTCTCCATTATCCAACACTCCACATGCCCTGAAAACACGGTTTTCCACTTCCTTACCACTAACAGTCTCTCGACCGCCCTCCGACGCACCATCACTACCACTTTCCCATACCTCAACTTCCACCTCCACCACTTCAATACAGCCCGTGTCAAAAACAAAATCTCCACCTCCATCCGCCGCGCACTCGACCAACCGCTAAACTACGCGCGAATCTACCTCGCCGACCTCCTCCCCGCCACCGTCCACCGCGTGATCTACTTCGACTCCGACGTAATCATCGTGGACGACGTCATAAAGCTTTGGGAGATCGAACTCAACTCGCACGTGCTCGGCGCACCCGAATACTGCCACGCAAACTTCACAAACTACTTCACAAAAAACTTCTGGTCAAACCCGAGTTTCGCGCGTGTGTTCAAGCACGCCCGTGCAAAGCCATGCTACTTCAATACGGGCGTAATGGTGATTGATATGGTAAAATGGAGAGCTGTAAAGGTAACCGAAAAACTCGAACGATGGATGGAGATACAAAAAATATACCGAATATACGAGCTCGGTTCGCTACCGCCGTTTCTGCTTGTGTTCGCAGGGGATGTGGAGGCCGTAGAGCACCGGTGGAACCAGCACGGGCTGGGTGGGGATAATGTAAAAGGGTTGTGTAGAGATTTACATCCGGGTCGGGTCAGTTTGCTCCATTGGAGTGGGAAAGGGAAGCCGTGGTTGAGATTGGATTCAAAACGGGCGTGTCCGTTGGATGGGTTGTGGGCCCCATATGATTTGTTAAAACATGGGCCTTTGATTTCTGATCGGTGA
- the LOC110913584 gene encoding uncharacterized protein LOC110913584 — MNCLSINLRGVRSSRKSDWIKGLKTSYGIHFLAIQETKLQASETFRFNQFWGRAEFKVAVVDSQGRSGGLACLWSPAVFRCVDTYYNRHFIIVSGFLVQSGCKINLVNVYAPNDAISRRGVWMEIMGFRNSLQGLWVMMGDFNDVRDESERMNSEFVEANARAFNDFIIAAGLVEYNMGGGNFTYISDNGKKLSKLDRFLVCLGFRENWPNASVVALAREVSDHRPIVLSTVQSDFGHIPFRFFNSWFEFPGFLEFVLQNCGAFQFAGPGDFALAIKFWWLKDKIKS; from the coding sequence ATGAATTGTTTATCAATCAATTTAAGGGGGGTGCGCAGTAGTCGTAAGTCAGATTGGATCAAAGGGCTTAAAACTAGTTATGGTATACACTTTCTCGCCATCCAGGAAACGAAATTACAAGCGTCAGAGACGTTTAGGTTCAACCAGTTTTGGGGTCGAGCTGAATTCAAGGTTGCTGTAGTGGACTCTCAGGGCAGATCCGGTGGTCTTGCATGTCTATGGTCCCCAGCGGTGTTCAGGTGTGTAGACACTTACTATAATAGACACTTTATCATCGTGTCGGGTTTTTTGGTTCAGTCGGGGTGCAAAATTAATCTTGTTAACGTTTATGCTCCTAATGATGCTATTAGTAGACGTGGTGTCTGGATGGAAATTATGGGGTTCAGAAACTCTTTACAAGGGTTATGGGTCATGATGGGGGATTTTAATGATGTACGGGATGAAAGTGAGCGTATGAACTCAGAGTTTGTTGAAGCTAATGCGAGGGCCTTCAATGATTTTATTATTGCAGCCGGGCTAGTGGAGTATAATATGGGTGGTGGAAATTTCACATATATTTCGGATAATGGTAAAAAGCTGAGTAAGTTGGATCGCTTCCTTGTGTGTTTGGGGTTTAGGGAGAATTGGCCAAATGCGAGTGTGGTTGCCTTGGCTAGGGAGGTCTCGGATCATCGGCCTATTGTTCTCTCCACCGTTCAATCAGATTTTGGTCATATCCCTTTCAGATTCTTTAACTCATGGTTTGAATTTCCTGGATTCCTCGAATTTGTTCTCCAGAACTGTGGTGCTTTTCAATTCGCGGGGCCGGGGGATTTTGCACTTGCGATTAAATTCTGGTGGCTTAAAGACAAAATTAAATCATGA